In one window of Acipenser ruthenus chromosome 34, fAciRut3.2 maternal haplotype, whole genome shotgun sequence DNA:
- the LOC117409822 gene encoding dynamin-2 isoform X8: MRDFLPRGSGIVTRRPLILQLINAKAEYAEFLHCKGKKFVDFEEVRQEIEAETDRLTGTNKGISSVPINLRVYSPNVLNLTLIDLPGITKVPVGDQPVDIEHQIKDMLLQFISRDSCLILAVTPANTDLANSDALKIAKEVDPPGLRTIGVITKLDLMDEGTDARDILENKLLPLRRGYIGVVNRSQKDIDGRKDIRAAMAAERKFFLSHPGYRHMAERMGTPHLQKTLNQQLTNHIRETLPALRNKLQSQLLSLEKEVEEYKNYRPDDPTRKTKALLQMVQQFAVDFEKRIEGSGDQVNTMELSGGARINRIFHERFPFELVKMEFDEKELRREISYAIKNIHGVRTGLFTPDMAFEAIVKKHILKMKEPSLKCVDLVVSELTGLIRKCTEKLGSYPRLREETERIVTTYVREREGKTKDQVLLLIDIELSYINTNHEDFIGFANAQQRNMQTNKKRAMPNQSSGLSHSRQTVIRRGWLTINNISIMKGGSKEYWFVLTAESLSWYKDEEEKEKKYMLPLDNLKIRDVEKGFMSTKHIFAIFNTEQRNVYKDLRQIELACDSQEDVDSWKASFLRAGVYPEKDQAENDEAGPVDTFSMDPQLERQVETIRNLVDSYIGIVNKSIRDLMPKTIMHLMINNAKDFIHSELLAYLYSSGDQTSLMEESVDQAQRRDDMLRMYHALKESLKIIGDISTTTVSVPAPPPVDDTWMQKDPSPNLQHRPAGGVPPPSRPPAVRGPTPGPPLIPTPAFGAPPIPSRPGPQPAYGSASQDPFSAPPQIPSRPARIPPGVPPGVPSRRPPAAPNRPTIIRPAESSLLD; this comes from the exons ggatTTCCTCCCCCGTGGCTCTGGGATTGTGACCAGGCGCCCGCTCATCCTGCAGCTAATCAATGCAAAAGCAG AGTATGCCGAGTTCTTGCACTGCAAAGGGAAGAAGTTTGTGGATTTCGAGGAAGTCCGGCAGGAGATCGAGGCGGAGACGGACAGACTTACCGGCACAAACAAAGGAATCTCATCCGTTCCCATCAACCTGAGGGTCTACTCCCCCAACG TGTTGAACCTCACTCTCATTGACCTGCCTGGGATCACCAAGGTGCCTGTGGGAGACCAGCCGGTGGACATCGAGCACCAGATCAAAGACATGCTGCTGCAGTTCATCAGCAGGGACAGCTGCCTCATCCTGGCTGTCACCCCGGCTAACACCGACCTGGCCAACTCCGACGCGCTCAAGATCGCCAAGGAGGTGGACCCGCCAG GCCTGAGGACCATCGGAGTGATCACAAAGCTGGACTTGATGGACGAAGGGACCGACGCGCGAGACATCCTGGAAAACAAGCTGCTGCCGCTGAGGAGAG GCTATATCGGAGTTGTCAACAGGAGCCAGAAGGATATTGATGGCAGAAAGGATATCCGGGCTGCCATGGCAGCAGAGAGGAAGTTCTTCCTCTCGCACCCGGGGTACAGGCACATGGCAGAGCGCATGGGCACCCCTCACCTGCAGAAAACCCTCAACCAG CAACTGACCAACCACATTCGAGAGACTCTGCCTGCGCTGCGGAATAAACTGCAGAGTCAGCTGCTGTCACtggagaaggaggtggaggagtaCAAGAACTACAGACCCGACGACCCCACCCGCAAAACCAAGGCTCTGCTGCA GATGGTCCAGCAGTTTGCAGTGGACTTTGAGAAGAGGATCGAGGGTTCGGGAGATCAGGTCAACACAATGGAGCTGTCAGGAGGGGCTCGAATCAACCGCATCTTCCACGAGAGATTCCCCTTCGAGCTGGTCAAG ATGGAATTTGACGAGAAGGAACTCCGAAGGGAAATCAGCTATGCAATTAAGAATATTCACGGTGTCAG AACAGGGCTTTTCACTCCTGACATGGCGTTTGAAGCCATAGTgaaaaaacacattcttaagATGAAAGAGCCCAGTTTGAAATGCGTTGATCTTGTGGTGTCTGAGCTGACAGGCTTAATCCGAAAGTGTACAGAAAAG TTGGGCTCGTATCCACGGTTACGGGAGGAGACGGAGAGGATCGTCACGACGTACGTCCGGGAACGGGAGGGGAAGACCAAGGATCAG GTCCTCTTGCTGATTGACATCGAACTGTCTTACATCAACACAAACCATGAGGATTTCATCGGCTTTGCCAA CGCTCAGCAGAGGAACATGCAGACGAACAAGAAACGAGCCATGCCGAATCAG AGCTCGGGCCTTTCCCACTCAAGGCAAACT GTGATTCGACGCGGGTGGCTGACCATCAACAACATCAGCATCATGAAGGGGGGCTCTAAGGAGTACTGGTTCGTGCTGACCGCTGAGTCTCTGTCCTGGTACAAGGACGAGGAG gagaaagagaagaagTACATGCTGCCGCTGGACAACCTGAAAATCCGAGACGTGGAGAAAGGGTTCATGTCAACGAAGCACATCTTCGCAATCTTTAACACTGAGCAGAG GAATGTCTATAAAGACCTGCGACAGATTGAGCTGGCTTGCGATTCCCAGGAGGATGTGGACAGCTGGAAAGCTTCTTTCCTCAGAGCTGGGGTGTACCCTGAAAAAGACCAA GCAGAGAACGATGAGGCGGGCCCAGTCGACACCTTCTCAATGGACCCCCAGCTCGAGAGGCAGGTGGAGACCATCCGCAACCTGGTGGACTCCTACATCGGCATCGTCAACAAGTCCATCAGAGACCTCATGCCAAAAACCATCATGCACCTCATGATCAACAAT GCGAAGGACTTCATCCACTCGGAGCTCCTGGCGTACCTGTACTCCTCCGGGGATCAGACCAGCTTGATGGAGGAGTCCGTGGACCAGGCGCAGCGCAGAGATGACATGCTGCGCATGTACCACGCCCTGAAGGAGTCGCTGAAGATCATCGGTGACATCAGCACCACCACCGTGTCCGTGCCGGCCCCCCCGCCCGTCGATGACACGTGGATGCAGAAAGACCCCAG CCCGAACCTTCAGCACAGACCTGCAGGGGGCGTTCCGCCACCCAGCCGGCCCCCAGCAGTGAGGGGACCCACCCCCGGCCCCCCCCTCATCCCCACCCCTGCCTTTGGGGCTCCTCCAATCCCCTCGAGGCCTGGCCCCCAGCCCGCCTACGGCTCGGCCAGTCAGGACCCGTTCAGCGCCCCGCCTCAGATCCCCTCCCGGCCGGCGCGTATCCCTCCCGGCGTGCCCCCCGGTGTCCCCAG
- the LOC117409822 gene encoding dynamin-2 isoform X5, with protein MGNRGMEDLIPLINKLQDAFSSIGQSCNLDLPQIAVVGGQSAGKSSVLENFVGRDFLPRGSGIVTRRPLILQLINAKAEYAEFLHCKGKKFVDFEEVRQEIEAETDRLTGTNKGISSVPINLRVYSPNVLNLTLIDLPGITKVPVGDQPVDIEHQIKDMLLQFISRDSCLILAVTPANTDLANSDALKIAKEVDPPGLRTIGVITKLDLMDEGTDARDILENKLLPLRRGYIGVVNRSQKDIDGRKDIRAAMAAERKFFLSHPGYRHMAERMGTPHLQKTLNQQLTNHIRETLPALRNKLQSQLLSLEKEVEEYKNYRPDDPTRKTKALLQMVQQFAVDFEKRIEGSGDQVNTMELSGGARINRIFHERFPFELVKMEFDEKELRREISYAIKNIHGVRTGLFTPDLAFEAIVKKQIIKLKEPCLKCIDLVIQELINTVRQCTSKLGSYPRLREETERIVTTYVREREGKTKDQVLLLIDIELSYINTNHEDFIGFANAQQRNMQTNKKRAMPNQSSGLSHSRQTVIRRGWLTINNISIMKGGSKEYWFVLTAESLSWYKDEEEKEKKYMLPLDNLKIRDVEKGFMSTKHIFAIFNTEQRNVYKDLRQIELACDSQEDVDSWKASFLRAGVYPEKDQAENDEAGPVDTFSMDPQLERQVETIRNLVDSYIGIVNKSIRDLMPKTIMHLMINNAKDFIHSELLAYLYSSGDQTSLMEESVDQAQRRDDMLRMYHALKESLKIIGDISTTTVSVPAPPPVDDTWMQKDPSPNLQHRPAGGVPPPSRPPAVRGPTPGPPLIPTPAFGAPPIPSRPGPQPAYGSASQDPFSAPPQIPSRPARIPPGVPPGVPRRPTPTNRGRPNHY; from the exons ggatTTCCTCCCCCGTGGCTCTGGGATTGTGACCAGGCGCCCGCTCATCCTGCAGCTAATCAATGCAAAAGCAG AGTATGCCGAGTTCTTGCACTGCAAAGGGAAGAAGTTTGTGGATTTCGAGGAAGTCCGGCAGGAGATCGAGGCGGAGACGGACAGACTTACCGGCACAAACAAAGGAATCTCATCCGTTCCCATCAACCTGAGGGTCTACTCCCCCAACG TGTTGAACCTCACTCTCATTGACCTGCCTGGGATCACCAAGGTGCCTGTGGGAGACCAGCCGGTGGACATCGAGCACCAGATCAAAGACATGCTGCTGCAGTTCATCAGCAGGGACAGCTGCCTCATCCTGGCTGTCACCCCGGCTAACACCGACCTGGCCAACTCCGACGCGCTCAAGATCGCCAAGGAGGTGGACCCGCCAG GCCTGAGGACCATCGGAGTGATCACAAAGCTGGACTTGATGGACGAAGGGACCGACGCGCGAGACATCCTGGAAAACAAGCTGCTGCCGCTGAGGAGAG GCTATATCGGAGTTGTCAACAGGAGCCAGAAGGATATTGATGGCAGAAAGGATATCCGGGCTGCCATGGCAGCAGAGAGGAAGTTCTTCCTCTCGCACCCGGGGTACAGGCACATGGCAGAGCGCATGGGCACCCCTCACCTGCAGAAAACCCTCAACCAG CAACTGACCAACCACATTCGAGAGACTCTGCCTGCGCTGCGGAATAAACTGCAGAGTCAGCTGCTGTCACtggagaaggaggtggaggagtaCAAGAACTACAGACCCGACGACCCCACCCGCAAAACCAAGGCTCTGCTGCA GATGGTCCAGCAGTTTGCAGTGGACTTTGAGAAGAGGATCGAGGGTTCGGGAGATCAGGTCAACACAATGGAGCTGTCAGGAGGGGCTCGAATCAACCGCATCTTCCACGAGAGATTCCCCTTCGAGCTGGTCAAG ATGGAATTTGACGAGAAGGAACTCCGAAGGGAAATCAGCTATGCAATTAAGAATATTCACGGTGTCAG AACCGGCCTGTTCACTCCAGACCTGGCTTTTGAAGCCATCGTCAAAAAGCAGATTATTAAACTGAAAGAACCATGCCTGAAATGCATTGATCTGGTCATTCAGGAGTTGATCAATACGGTCAGGCAGTGTACCAGCAAG TTGGGCTCGTATCCACGGTTACGGGAGGAGACGGAGAGGATCGTCACGACGTACGTCCGGGAACGGGAGGGGAAGACCAAGGATCAG GTCCTCTTGCTGATTGACATCGAACTGTCTTACATCAACACAAACCATGAGGATTTCATCGGCTTTGCCAA CGCTCAGCAGAGGAACATGCAGACGAACAAGAAACGAGCCATGCCGAATCAG AGCTCGGGCCTTTCCCACTCAAGGCAAACT GTGATTCGACGCGGGTGGCTGACCATCAACAACATCAGCATCATGAAGGGGGGCTCTAAGGAGTACTGGTTCGTGCTGACCGCTGAGTCTCTGTCCTGGTACAAGGACGAGGAG gagaaagagaagaagTACATGCTGCCGCTGGACAACCTGAAAATCCGAGACGTGGAGAAAGGGTTCATGTCAACGAAGCACATCTTCGCAATCTTTAACACTGAGCAGAG GAATGTCTATAAAGACCTGCGACAGATTGAGCTGGCTTGCGATTCCCAGGAGGATGTGGACAGCTGGAAAGCTTCTTTCCTCAGAGCTGGGGTGTACCCTGAAAAAGACCAA GCAGAGAACGATGAGGCGGGCCCAGTCGACACCTTCTCAATGGACCCCCAGCTCGAGAGGCAGGTGGAGACCATCCGCAACCTGGTGGACTCCTACATCGGCATCGTCAACAAGTCCATCAGAGACCTCATGCCAAAAACCATCATGCACCTCATGATCAACAAT GCGAAGGACTTCATCCACTCGGAGCTCCTGGCGTACCTGTACTCCTCCGGGGATCAGACCAGCTTGATGGAGGAGTCCGTGGACCAGGCGCAGCGCAGAGATGACATGCTGCGCATGTACCACGCCCTGAAGGAGTCGCTGAAGATCATCGGTGACATCAGCACCACCACCGTGTCCGTGCCGGCCCCCCCGCCCGTCGATGACACGTGGATGCAGAAAGACCCCAG CCCGAACCTTCAGCACAGACCTGCAGGGGGCGTTCCGCCACCCAGCCGGCCCCCAGCAGTGAGGGGACCCACCCCCGGCCCCCCCCTCATCCCCACCCCTGCCTTTGGGGCTCCTCCAATCCCCTCGAGGCCTGGCCCCCAGCCCGCCTACGGCTCGGCCAGTCAGGACCCGTTCAGCGCCCCGCCTCAGATCCCCTCCCGGCCGGCGCGTATCCCTCCCGGCGTGCCCCCCGGTGTCCCCAG
- the LOC117409822 gene encoding dynamin-2 isoform X1: MGNRGMEDLIPLINKLQDAFSSIGQSCNLDLPQIAVVGGQSAGKSSVLENFVGRDFLPRGSGIVTRRPLILQLINAKAEYAEFLHCKGKKFVDFEEVRQEIEAETDRLTGTNKGISSVPINLRVYSPNVLNLTLIDLPGITKVPVGDQPVDIEHQIKDMLLQFISRDSCLILAVTPANTDLANSDALKIAKEVDPPGLRTIGVITKLDLMDEGTDARDILENKLLPLRRGYIGVVNRSQKDIDGRKDIRAAMAAERKFFLSHPGYRHMAERMGTPHLQKTLNQQLTNHIRETLPALRNKLQSQLLSLEKEVEEYKNYRPDDPTRKTKALLQMVQQFAVDFEKRIEGSGDQVNTMELSGGARINRIFHERFPFELVKMEFDEKELRREISYAIKNIHGVRTGLFTPDLAFEAIVKKQIIKLKEPCLKCIDLVIQELINTVRQCTSKLGSYPRLREETERIVTTYVREREGKTKDQVLLLIDIELSYINTNHEDFIGFANAQQRNMQTNKKRAMPNQSSGLSHSRQTVIRRGWLTINNISIMKGGSKEYWFVLTAESLSWYKDEEEKEKKYMLPLDNLKIRDVEKGFMSTKHIFAIFNTEQRNVYKDLRQIELACDSQEDVDSWKASFLRAGVYPEKDQAENDEAGPVDTFSMDPQLERQVETIRNLVDSYIGIVNKSIRDLMPKTIMHLMINNAKDFIHSELLAYLYSSGDQTSLMEESVDQAQRRDDMLRMYHALKESLKIIGDISTTTVSVPAPPPVDDTWMQKDPSPNLQHRPAGGVPPPSRPPAVRGPTPGPPLIPTPAFGAPPIPSRPGPQPAYGSASQDPFSAPPQIPSRPARIPPGVPPGVPSRRPPAAPNRPTIIRPAESSLLD, translated from the exons ggatTTCCTCCCCCGTGGCTCTGGGATTGTGACCAGGCGCCCGCTCATCCTGCAGCTAATCAATGCAAAAGCAG AGTATGCCGAGTTCTTGCACTGCAAAGGGAAGAAGTTTGTGGATTTCGAGGAAGTCCGGCAGGAGATCGAGGCGGAGACGGACAGACTTACCGGCACAAACAAAGGAATCTCATCCGTTCCCATCAACCTGAGGGTCTACTCCCCCAACG TGTTGAACCTCACTCTCATTGACCTGCCTGGGATCACCAAGGTGCCTGTGGGAGACCAGCCGGTGGACATCGAGCACCAGATCAAAGACATGCTGCTGCAGTTCATCAGCAGGGACAGCTGCCTCATCCTGGCTGTCACCCCGGCTAACACCGACCTGGCCAACTCCGACGCGCTCAAGATCGCCAAGGAGGTGGACCCGCCAG GCCTGAGGACCATCGGAGTGATCACAAAGCTGGACTTGATGGACGAAGGGACCGACGCGCGAGACATCCTGGAAAACAAGCTGCTGCCGCTGAGGAGAG GCTATATCGGAGTTGTCAACAGGAGCCAGAAGGATATTGATGGCAGAAAGGATATCCGGGCTGCCATGGCAGCAGAGAGGAAGTTCTTCCTCTCGCACCCGGGGTACAGGCACATGGCAGAGCGCATGGGCACCCCTCACCTGCAGAAAACCCTCAACCAG CAACTGACCAACCACATTCGAGAGACTCTGCCTGCGCTGCGGAATAAACTGCAGAGTCAGCTGCTGTCACtggagaaggaggtggaggagtaCAAGAACTACAGACCCGACGACCCCACCCGCAAAACCAAGGCTCTGCTGCA GATGGTCCAGCAGTTTGCAGTGGACTTTGAGAAGAGGATCGAGGGTTCGGGAGATCAGGTCAACACAATGGAGCTGTCAGGAGGGGCTCGAATCAACCGCATCTTCCACGAGAGATTCCCCTTCGAGCTGGTCAAG ATGGAATTTGACGAGAAGGAACTCCGAAGGGAAATCAGCTATGCAATTAAGAATATTCACGGTGTCAG AACCGGCCTGTTCACTCCAGACCTGGCTTTTGAAGCCATCGTCAAAAAGCAGATTATTAAACTGAAAGAACCATGCCTGAAATGCATTGATCTGGTCATTCAGGAGTTGATCAATACGGTCAGGCAGTGTACCAGCAAG TTGGGCTCGTATCCACGGTTACGGGAGGAGACGGAGAGGATCGTCACGACGTACGTCCGGGAACGGGAGGGGAAGACCAAGGATCAG GTCCTCTTGCTGATTGACATCGAACTGTCTTACATCAACACAAACCATGAGGATTTCATCGGCTTTGCCAA CGCTCAGCAGAGGAACATGCAGACGAACAAGAAACGAGCCATGCCGAATCAG AGCTCGGGCCTTTCCCACTCAAGGCAAACT GTGATTCGACGCGGGTGGCTGACCATCAACAACATCAGCATCATGAAGGGGGGCTCTAAGGAGTACTGGTTCGTGCTGACCGCTGAGTCTCTGTCCTGGTACAAGGACGAGGAG gagaaagagaagaagTACATGCTGCCGCTGGACAACCTGAAAATCCGAGACGTGGAGAAAGGGTTCATGTCAACGAAGCACATCTTCGCAATCTTTAACACTGAGCAGAG GAATGTCTATAAAGACCTGCGACAGATTGAGCTGGCTTGCGATTCCCAGGAGGATGTGGACAGCTGGAAAGCTTCTTTCCTCAGAGCTGGGGTGTACCCTGAAAAAGACCAA GCAGAGAACGATGAGGCGGGCCCAGTCGACACCTTCTCAATGGACCCCCAGCTCGAGAGGCAGGTGGAGACCATCCGCAACCTGGTGGACTCCTACATCGGCATCGTCAACAAGTCCATCAGAGACCTCATGCCAAAAACCATCATGCACCTCATGATCAACAAT GCGAAGGACTTCATCCACTCGGAGCTCCTGGCGTACCTGTACTCCTCCGGGGATCAGACCAGCTTGATGGAGGAGTCCGTGGACCAGGCGCAGCGCAGAGATGACATGCTGCGCATGTACCACGCCCTGAAGGAGTCGCTGAAGATCATCGGTGACATCAGCACCACCACCGTGTCCGTGCCGGCCCCCCCGCCCGTCGATGACACGTGGATGCAGAAAGACCCCAG CCCGAACCTTCAGCACAGACCTGCAGGGGGCGTTCCGCCACCCAGCCGGCCCCCAGCAGTGAGGGGACCCACCCCCGGCCCCCCCCTCATCCCCACCCCTGCCTTTGGGGCTCCTCCAATCCCCTCGAGGCCTGGCCCCCAGCCCGCCTACGGCTCGGCCAGTCAGGACCCGTTCAGCGCCCCGCCTCAGATCCCCTCCCGGCCGGCGCGTATCCCTCCCGGCGTGCCCCCCGGTGTCCCCAG
- the LOC117409822 gene encoding dynamin-2 isoform X2, whose protein sequence is MGNRGMEDLIPLINKLQDAFSSIGQSCNLDLPQIAVVGGQSAGKSSVLENFVGRDFLPRGSGIVTRRPLILQLINAKAEYAEFLHCKGKKFVDFEEVRQEIEAETDRLTGTNKGISSVPINLRVYSPNVLNLTLIDLPGITKVPVGDQPVDIEHQIKDMLLQFISRDSCLILAVTPANTDLANSDALKIAKEVDPPGLRTIGVITKLDLMDEGTDARDILENKLLPLRRGYIGVVNRSQKDIDGRKDIRAAMAAERKFFLSHPGYRHMAERMGTPHLQKTLNQQLTNHIRETLPALRNKLQSQLLSLEKEVEEYKNYRPDDPTRKTKALLQMVQQFAVDFEKRIEGSGDQVNTMELSGGARINRIFHERFPFELVKMEFDEKELRREISYAIKNIHGVRTGLFTPDMAFEAIVKKHILKMKEPSLKCVDLVVSELTGLIRKCTEKLGSYPRLREETERIVTTYVREREGKTKDQVLLLIDIELSYINTNHEDFIGFANAQQRNMQTNKKRAMPNQSSGLSHSRQTVIRRGWLTINNISIMKGGSKEYWFVLTAESLSWYKDEEEKEKKYMLPLDNLKIRDVEKGFMSTKHIFAIFNTEQRNVYKDLRQIELACDSQEDVDSWKASFLRAGVYPEKDQAENDEAGPVDTFSMDPQLERQVETIRNLVDSYIGIVNKSIRDLMPKTIMHLMINNAKDFIHSELLAYLYSSGDQTSLMEESVDQAQRRDDMLRMYHALKESLKIIGDISTTTVSVPAPPPVDDTWMQKDPSPNLQHRPAGGVPPPSRPPAVRGPTPGPPLIPTPAFGAPPIPSRPGPQPAYGSASQDPFSAPPQIPSRPARIPPGVPPGVPSRRPPAAPNRPTIIRPAESSLLD, encoded by the exons ggatTTCCTCCCCCGTGGCTCTGGGATTGTGACCAGGCGCCCGCTCATCCTGCAGCTAATCAATGCAAAAGCAG AGTATGCCGAGTTCTTGCACTGCAAAGGGAAGAAGTTTGTGGATTTCGAGGAAGTCCGGCAGGAGATCGAGGCGGAGACGGACAGACTTACCGGCACAAACAAAGGAATCTCATCCGTTCCCATCAACCTGAGGGTCTACTCCCCCAACG TGTTGAACCTCACTCTCATTGACCTGCCTGGGATCACCAAGGTGCCTGTGGGAGACCAGCCGGTGGACATCGAGCACCAGATCAAAGACATGCTGCTGCAGTTCATCAGCAGGGACAGCTGCCTCATCCTGGCTGTCACCCCGGCTAACACCGACCTGGCCAACTCCGACGCGCTCAAGATCGCCAAGGAGGTGGACCCGCCAG GCCTGAGGACCATCGGAGTGATCACAAAGCTGGACTTGATGGACGAAGGGACCGACGCGCGAGACATCCTGGAAAACAAGCTGCTGCCGCTGAGGAGAG GCTATATCGGAGTTGTCAACAGGAGCCAGAAGGATATTGATGGCAGAAAGGATATCCGGGCTGCCATGGCAGCAGAGAGGAAGTTCTTCCTCTCGCACCCGGGGTACAGGCACATGGCAGAGCGCATGGGCACCCCTCACCTGCAGAAAACCCTCAACCAG CAACTGACCAACCACATTCGAGAGACTCTGCCTGCGCTGCGGAATAAACTGCAGAGTCAGCTGCTGTCACtggagaaggaggtggaggagtaCAAGAACTACAGACCCGACGACCCCACCCGCAAAACCAAGGCTCTGCTGCA GATGGTCCAGCAGTTTGCAGTGGACTTTGAGAAGAGGATCGAGGGTTCGGGAGATCAGGTCAACACAATGGAGCTGTCAGGAGGGGCTCGAATCAACCGCATCTTCCACGAGAGATTCCCCTTCGAGCTGGTCAAG ATGGAATTTGACGAGAAGGAACTCCGAAGGGAAATCAGCTATGCAATTAAGAATATTCACGGTGTCAG AACAGGGCTTTTCACTCCTGACATGGCGTTTGAAGCCATAGTgaaaaaacacattcttaagATGAAAGAGCCCAGTTTGAAATGCGTTGATCTTGTGGTGTCTGAGCTGACAGGCTTAATCCGAAAGTGTACAGAAAAG TTGGGCTCGTATCCACGGTTACGGGAGGAGACGGAGAGGATCGTCACGACGTACGTCCGGGAACGGGAGGGGAAGACCAAGGATCAG GTCCTCTTGCTGATTGACATCGAACTGTCTTACATCAACACAAACCATGAGGATTTCATCGGCTTTGCCAA CGCTCAGCAGAGGAACATGCAGACGAACAAGAAACGAGCCATGCCGAATCAG AGCTCGGGCCTTTCCCACTCAAGGCAAACT GTGATTCGACGCGGGTGGCTGACCATCAACAACATCAGCATCATGAAGGGGGGCTCTAAGGAGTACTGGTTCGTGCTGACCGCTGAGTCTCTGTCCTGGTACAAGGACGAGGAG gagaaagagaagaagTACATGCTGCCGCTGGACAACCTGAAAATCCGAGACGTGGAGAAAGGGTTCATGTCAACGAAGCACATCTTCGCAATCTTTAACACTGAGCAGAG GAATGTCTATAAAGACCTGCGACAGATTGAGCTGGCTTGCGATTCCCAGGAGGATGTGGACAGCTGGAAAGCTTCTTTCCTCAGAGCTGGGGTGTACCCTGAAAAAGACCAA GCAGAGAACGATGAGGCGGGCCCAGTCGACACCTTCTCAATGGACCCCCAGCTCGAGAGGCAGGTGGAGACCATCCGCAACCTGGTGGACTCCTACATCGGCATCGTCAACAAGTCCATCAGAGACCTCATGCCAAAAACCATCATGCACCTCATGATCAACAAT GCGAAGGACTTCATCCACTCGGAGCTCCTGGCGTACCTGTACTCCTCCGGGGATCAGACCAGCTTGATGGAGGAGTCCGTGGACCAGGCGCAGCGCAGAGATGACATGCTGCGCATGTACCACGCCCTGAAGGAGTCGCTGAAGATCATCGGTGACATCAGCACCACCACCGTGTCCGTGCCGGCCCCCCCGCCCGTCGATGACACGTGGATGCAGAAAGACCCCAG CCCGAACCTTCAGCACAGACCTGCAGGGGGCGTTCCGCCACCCAGCCGGCCCCCAGCAGTGAGGGGACCCACCCCCGGCCCCCCCCTCATCCCCACCCCTGCCTTTGGGGCTCCTCCAATCCCCTCGAGGCCTGGCCCCCAGCCCGCCTACGGCTCGGCCAGTCAGGACCCGTTCAGCGCCCCGCCTCAGATCCCCTCCCGGCCGGCGCGTATCCCTCCCGGCGTGCCCCCCGGTGTCCCCAG